In Leishmania mexicana MHOM/GT/2001/U1103 complete genome, chromosome 20, one genomic interval encodes:
- a CDS encoding elongation factor 2 — protein MVNFTVDQVRELMDYPDQIRNMSVIAHVDHGKSTLSDSLVGAAGIIKMEEAGDKRIMDTRADEIARGITIKSTAISMHYHVPKEMIGDLDDDKRDFLINLIDSPGHVDFSSEVTAALRVTDGALVVVDCVEGVCVQTETVLRQALTERIRPVVFINKVDRAILELQLDPEEAYQGFVKTLQNVNVVVATYNDPSMGDVQVSPEKGTVAIGSGLQAWAFSLTRFANMYAAKFGVDELRMRERLWGDNFFDAKNKKWIKQETNADGERVRRAFCQFCLDPIYQIFDAVMNEKKDKVDKMLKSLHVTLTAEEREQVPKKLLKTVMMKFLPAAETLLQMIVAHLPSPKKAQAYRAEMLYSGEASPEDKYFMGIKNCDPAAPLMLYISKMVPTADRGRFFAFGRIFSGKVRSGQKVRIMGNNYVYGKKQDLYEDKPVQRSVLMMGRYQEAVEDMPCGNVVGLVGVDKYIVKSATITDDGESPHPLRDMKYSVSPVVRVAVEAKNPSDLPKLVEGLKRLAKSDPLVVCSIEESGEHIVAGAGELHLEICLKDLQEDFMNGAPLKISEPVVSFRETVTDVSSQQCLSKSANKHNRLFCRGAPLTEELALAMEEGAAGPEADPKVRARLLADNYEWDVQEARKIWCYGPDNRGPNVVVDVTKGVQNMGEMKDSFVAAWQWATREGVLCDENMRGVRVNVEDVTMHADAIHRGGGQIIPTARRVFYACCLTASPRLMEPMFVVDIQTVEHAMGGIYGVLTRRRGVIIGEENRPGTPIYNVRAYLPVSESFGFTADLRAGTGGQAFPQCVFDHWQEYPGDPLEPKSLANATTLAIRTRKGLKADIPGLDQFMDKL, from the coding sequence ATGGTGAACTTTACCGTCGATCAGGTCCGCGAGCTGATGGACTATCCGGACCAGATCCGGAACATGTCCGTGATTGCTCACGTCGACCACGGCAAGTCGACGCTGTCCGACTCTCTCGTTGGTGCTGCCGGCATCATCAAGATGGAGGAGGCTGGCGACAAGCGGATCATGGATACGCGCGCGGATGAGATCGCGCGTGGTATCACGATCAAGTCCACCGCCATCTCCATGCACTATCACGTGCCGAAGGAGATGATTGGCGATCTGGATGACGACAAGCGCGACTTCCTGATCAACCTGATCGACTCCCCCGGACACGTCGACTTCAGCTCCGAGGTGACTGCCGCTCTTCGTGTGACGGACGGTGCGCTGGTCGTGGTGGACTGCGTggagggcgtgtgcgtgcagacGGAGACGGTGCTACGCCAGGCGCTGACGGAGCGCATCCGCCCTGTTGTGTTCATCAACAAGGTGGACCGCGCCATCCTTGAGCTCCAACTGGACCCCGAGGAGGCGTACCAGGGCTTCGTGAAGACGCTGCAGAACGTGAACGTGGTGGTTGCCACGTACAATGACCCCAGCATGGGCGACGTGCAGGTGTCCCCCGAGAAGGGCACTGTGGCGATCGGCTCTGGCCTGCAGGCGTGGGCGTTTTCGCTGACCCGCTTTGCGAACATGTATGCGGCGAAGTTCGGCGTGGACGAGCTGAGGATGCGCGAGCGCCTGTGGGGCGACAACTTTTTCGATGCGAAGAACAAGAAGTGGATCAAGCAGGAGACGAACGCCGAtggcgagcgcgtgcgccgcgcgtTCTGCCAGTTCTGCCTAGACCCCATCTACCAGATCTTCGACGCTGTGATGAACGAGAAGAAGGACAAGGTGGACAAGATGCTCAAGTCGCTGCACGTGACGCTGACGGCTGAGGAGCGCGAGCAGGTGCCGAAGAAGCTTCTGAAGACGGTGATGATGAAGTTCCTGCCGGCTGctgagacgctgctgcagatgatCGTGGCGCACCTGCCGTCGCCCAAGAAGGCGCAGGCGTACCGTGCGGAGATGCTGTACTCTGGCGAGGCGTCGCCGGAGGACAAGTACTTCATGGGTATCAAGAACTGCGaccccgctgcgccgctcatGCTGTACATCAGCAAGATGGTGCCGACGGCCGACCGCGGCCGCTTCTTCGCCTTTGGCCGCATCTTCTCTGGTaaggtgcgcagcggccagAAGGTGCGCATCATGGGTAACAACTACGTCTACGGCAAGAAGCAGGACCTGTACGAGGACAAGCCTGTGCAGCGCTCCGTGCTGATGATGGGCCGCTACCAGGAGGCCGTGGAGGACATGCCGTGCGGTAACGTGGTGGGCCTTGTGGGCGTGGACAAGTACATCGTGAAGTCCGCGACCATCACGGACGACGGCGAGAGCCCGCACCCGCTGCGCGACATGAAGTACTCTGTGTCGCCCGTCGTGCGTGTGGCCGTGGAGGCGAAGAACCCGTCCGACCTGCCGAAGCTTGTGGAGGGTCTGAAGCGCCTTGCCAAGTCGGACCCGCTGGTGGTGTGCAGCATTGAGGAGTCTGGCGAGCACATTGttgctggcgctggcgagcTTCACCTTGAGATTTGCCTGAAGGATCTCCAGGAGGACTTCATGAACGGCGCGCCGCTGAAGATCTCCGAGCCTGTGGTGTCGTTCCGCGAGACCGTGACGGACGTGtcgtcgcagcagtgcctGTCGAAGTCTGCGAACAAGCACAACCGTCTCTTCTGCCGCGGTGCGCCGCTGAccgaggagctggcgctggcAATGGAGGAGGGCGCCGCTGGTCCCGAGGCGGATCCgaaggtgcgcgcgcgcttgctTGCCGACAACTACGAGTGGGACGTGCAGGAGGCCCGCAAGATCTGGTGCTACGGCCCGGACAACCGCGGCCCGAACGTGGTCGTGGATGTGACGAAGGGTGTCCAGAACATGGGTGAGATGAAGGACTCCTTTGTTGCGGCGTGGCAGTGGGCGACCCGCGAGGGCGTGCTGTGCGACGAGAACAtgcgcggcgtgcgcgtgaaCGTGGAGGACGTGACGATGCACGCGGACGCCATTCACCGTGGTGGCGGCCAGATCATCccgacggcgcgccgcgtGTTCTACGCGTGCTGCctgacggcgtcgccgcgcctGATGGAGCCGATGTTCGTGGTGGACATCCAGACGGTGGAGCACGCCATGGGCGGCATCTACGGCGTGCTGacccgccgccgtggcgtgATCATTGGCGAGGAGAACCGCCCCGGCACGCCCATCTACAACGTGCGCGCGTACCTGCCGGTTTCGGAGTCGTTCGGCTTCACGGCCGACCTGCGCGCTGGAACTGGTGGCCAGGCCTTCCCGCAGTGTGTGTTCGACCACTGGCAGGAGTACCCCGGCGACCCGCTGGAGCCGAAGTCGCTGGCCAACGCGACGACGCTTGCCATCCGCACGCGCAAGGGCCTGAAGGCGGATATCCCCGGCCTGGACCAGTTCATGGATAAGTTGTAA
- a CDS encoding conserved dolichyl-phosphate beta-D-mannosyltransferase precursor produces MQYSIIVPAYKECGNLEPLVRRVFAAVREQGLPTQNVEMLIVDDNSCDGSKEVVERFHKEGFNVSMDVRTTERGLSSAVIHGLRHTSGVYKLVMDADLQHPPECVPALFKALSRDGVEFVCGTRYGAGIEIDKNWPAHRRLISWGARLLSRPLTTLSDPMSGFFGIRDCVFKRHAGEVNSIGYKIGLELFVKCRVQCFEEVGFNFATRTYGESKLTGKVILHYLEHLYALYLFKLGRLFYVFVVVAVMFAVYLLAFLYHSLF; encoded by the coding sequence ATGCAGTACTCCATTATCGTTCCCGCGTACAAGGAATGCGGTAACTTAGAGCCGCTGGTACGCCGCGTTTTCGCTGCCGTGAGGGAACAAGGCCTCCCCACGCAGAATGTCGAGATGCTCATCGTGGACGATAATTCGTGTGATGGGTCAAAGGAGGTCGTTGAGAGGTTTCATAAAGAGGGTTTCAACGTGAGCATGGATGTTCGTACGACGGAGCGTGGGCTGAGCAGCGCCGTTATTCACGGTCTGCGCCACACCAGTGGTGTCTACAAGCTTGTGATGGATGCCGACCTACAGCACCCGCCCGAGTGCGTGCCAGCGCTGTTCAAAGCGCTCAGCCGCGATGGGGTCGAGTTCGTCTGCGGCACGCGCTACGGCGCCGGGATCGAGATCGATAAGAACTGgccggcgcaccgccgcctcatTTCGTGGGGAGCGCGCCTGCTGTCCCGGCCTCTCACCACCCTTTCCGATCCCATGTCCGGCTTCTTCGGGATTCGCGATTGTGTCTTCAAGCGGCACGCCGGCGAGGTGAACTCGATTGGGTACAAGATTGGACTGGAGCTGTTCGTCAAGTGCCGCGTGCAGTGCTTCGAGGAGGTGGGCTTTAATTTTGCGACTCGCACCTATGGTGAATCGAAGCTGACCGGGAAGGTGATCCTCCACTACCTCGAGCACCTTTACGCTCTGTACCTGTTCAAGCTGGGCCGTCTCTTCTACGTGTTCGTTGTGGTTGCTGTGATGTTCGCCGTGTATCTCCTGGCTTTTCTCTACCATTCCCTCTTCTAG
- a CDS encoding putative SET domain protein, with the protein MSISQRVAVVHDAAATPEQLDAFQRICPNTCDFFSVKDVAQLQYVVQHIYAAGPPVYGAVANLCTDGSGGANGGVTSALATLFFHHASLSYTGCRAATLNYPFDVLLMMLFYADVPLPPFALIDSVEAARRAAHRLKAPVQIRNTCGLLGLYRSCCTVQDAMEATLIRALHEHGKIVAWEVNASKERAVRVLVTGGSVKGAAAAIPVESCAAAPLWAAHAEEAAQRLGAAVSRYVLYDCGVASLTLNTLEENPDKWCFEDLVLNPALPDLVLEEATPNLLSAVPTAAELVASLLAEARKSHPAPAYEIKLYQDSRKGYHLCAAKALRKGDVVFEDECRSFAMVTRPYVERHWDGPLKKTFTEYAWPLDSEGHVYAIWEENPQRWRPINHSCDPNCIFAAPHSLNVIAAREIAAGEDLSMDYATFCDGTMKPFECLCGAACCRGMISVDASSLAKYGEHSWLRKAPSAVKPLLP; encoded by the coding sequence ATGTCCATCAGCCAGCGCGTTGCCGTCGTgcacgatgccgccgccacgcctgAGCAGCTGGATGCATTTCAGCGCATATGCCCCAACACGTGTGATTTCTTTTCTGTAAAGGATGTTGCTCAGCTGCAGTACGTTGTGCAACACATCTACGCGGCGGGTCCGCCCGTGTACGGGGCTGTGGCCAACCTCTGCACTGACGGGTCCGGCGGCGCCAACGGTGGTGTCACGTCCGCACTCGCCACTCTCTTCTTTCACCACGCATCGCTGTCCTACACGGGGTGCCGTGCTGCGACACTCAACTATCCGTTCGACGTGCTTCTCATGATGCTCTTCTACGCAgatgtgccgctgccgccatttGCACTTATCGATTctgtggaggcggcgaggcgcgccgcgcacagGCTGAAGGCCCCGGTACAGATCCGCAATACCTGCGGGCTGCTTGGACTCTatcgcagctgctgcacggtTCAGGATGCTATGGAGGCGACCCTAATACGCGCCCTTCATGAGCATGGAAAGATCGTCGCGTGGGAGGTGAACGCGTCAAAGGAGCGTgccgtgcgcgtgcttgtCACTGGAGGCTCCGTgaaaggggcggcggcggccattCCTGTTGAgtcgtgcgcggcggcaccgttgTGGGCCGCGCATGCGGAAGAGGCCGCGCAGCGTTTGGGGGCGGCGGTCAGCCGGTACGTCCTGTACGACTGCGGCGTCGCGTCTTTAACGCTCAACACGTTGGAAGAGAATCCGGACAAGTGGTGCTTCGAAGACCTTGTGCTGAATCCTGCCTTACCTGACttggtgctggaggaggccaCGCCAAACTTgctgtcggcggtgccgacgGCTGCAGAGCTGGTCGCCTCGCTTCTGGCAGAGGCGCGAAAGTCCCACCCCGCTCCCGCTTATGAAATCAAACTGTACCAGGACTCTCGAAAAGGATACCACCTTTGTGCCGCCAAAGCTCTTCGAAAAGGCGACGTGGTGTTCGAGGATGAGTGCCGCAGCTTTGCAATGGTGACTCGCCCGTACGTGGAGCGGCACTGGGATGGCCCGCTCAAGAAGACCTTCACCGAGTACGCGTGGCCACTGGACTCCGAGGGCCACGTGTACGCCATCTGGGAGGAGAACCCGCAGCGTTGGCGGCCCATCAATCATTCGTGCGACCCGAACTGCATCTTTGCCGCACCGCACTCCCTCAACGTCATCGCGGCGCGCGAGATTGCGGCTGGCGAGGACTTGAGCATGGACTACGCCACCTTTTGCGACGGAACGATGAAACCGTTCGAGTGCCTGTGCGGCGCGGCTTGCTGCCGTGGTATGATCAGCGTCGatgcctcctccctcgctaAGTACGGTGAGCATTCGTGGCTGCGCAAGGCGCCATCGGCGGTGAagcctcttcttccttgA
- a CDS encoding putative peptidyl-prolyl cis-trans isomerase encodes MGVIRTVMRAGVGATPKRGQTITVHCTGYLADGKKKFWSTRDDNNPFSFNVGVGQVIRGWDEGMLQMQLGETAELLMTADYAYGDRGFPAWGIPSNAALLFEIELLKIQ; translated from the coding sequence ATGGGCGTCATTCGTACAGTCATGAGGGCGGGCGTAGGCGCCACCCCAAAGCGCGGGCAGACAATCACTGTGCACTGCACCGGGTACTTAGCGGATGGGAAGAAGAAGTTTTGGTCCACCCGCGATGACAACAACCCGTTCTCCTTCAATGTGGGCGTCGGCCAGGTGATTCGCGGCTGGGATGAGGGCATGTTGCAGATGCAGCTCGGGGAGACGGCAGAGTTGCTCATGACAGCTGACTACGCCTACGGTGATCGCGGCTTTCCTGCCTGGGGCATCCCGTCAAACGCCGCCCTGCTGTTCGAGATTGAGCTGCTGAAAATCCAGTAG
- a CDS encoding mitochondrial inner membrane signal peptidase,putative, translated as MPWRQWWSTLRCSKYGDVPFMLLGVFIGWNCDVSCAVKGVSMVPTLHPGEYILFVPYTMLRVRRWFNAPLVNLSDVVVVKVSDDLSVCKRVVKCTSSRAQAEEWGKDHYVEVVPAPYSSPAAQHINGHAEDSTEMDSVTNSERAYFDYVARNTVRSKDWDSCTDRIPNPSQWVWLEGDNKTDSFDSRRCGPVPVECVRGLVLASIWPSPHTLQRPPPPPRASQLP; from the coding sequence ATGCCGTGGCGGCAATGGTGGTCAACGCTTCGCTGCTCCAAGTACGGAGACGTCCCTTTTATGCTTCTCGGCGTGTTCATCGGCTGGAACTGTGATGTGAGCTGTGCTGTGAAGGGGGTATCCATGGTGCCCACCTTACACCCCGGTGAGTACATCCTCTTTGTCCCTTACACAATGCTTCGGGTCCGCCGCTGGTTCAATGCCCCTTTGGTAAACTTGAGTGATGTGGTGGTTGTCAAGGTGTCCGACGACCTTTCAGTTTGCAAGAGAGTTGTCAAGTGCACCTCTAGCAGAGCACAAGCTGAGGAATGGGGCAAGGATCACTACGTGGAAGTGGTGCCTGCGCCGTACAGCTCGCCGGCTGCACAGCACATAAATGGCCACGCCGAGGACTCCACAGAGATGGACAGTGTGACGAACTCTGAGCGGGCCTACTTCGACTACGTTGCCCGTAACACCGTCCGCTCCAAAGACTGGGACTCGTGCACTGATCGCATCCCCAACCCCTCTCAGTGGGTCTGGCTGGAGGGCGACAACAAAACCGACAGCTTTGACTCTCGCCGTTGTGGACCTGTGCCGGTCGAGTGCGTTCGTGGACTCGTTCTTGCATCCATCTGGCCCTCTCCTCACACCCTTCAGCgacccccgccgccaccgcgcgcaTCGCAGCTTCCCTGA